One Eublepharis macularius isolate TG4126 chromosome 6, MPM_Emac_v1.0, whole genome shotgun sequence DNA segment encodes these proteins:
- the HMX2 gene encoding homeobox protein HMX2, whose protein sequence is MSNKDDPSKCCPATAPISSFTIQSILGSSSTSEGGREPPSKQAASAWQSRKRSLSVSSEEEEPEESWKHPPCFCPDSHGPKETCHKHQPISFTCLSNPKGNGAALGSERTPPFLSQSQQDFKEEKEKHFPPNSPTSGDRQREGADRQASSAKKKTRTVFSRSQVYQLESTFDMKRYLSSSERACLASSLQLTETQVKTWFQNRRNKWKRQLSAELEAANMAHASAQTLVGMPLVFRDNSLLRVPVPRSIAFPAPLYYPGSNLSALPLYNLYNKIDY, encoded by the exons ATGAGCAACAAAGACGACCCAAGCAAGTGTTGTCCCGCGACAGCTCCGATCTCCAGTTTTACAATCCAGTCCATTTtaggcagcagcagcacctcaGAAGGAGGCAGGGAGCCCCCTTCTAAGCAGGCAGCCTCTGCCTGGCAAAGCAGGAAGAGGAGCCTGTCGGTGTCTTCGGAAGAAGAGGAGCCGGAGGAGAGCTGGAAACATCCTCCTTGCTTCTGCCCGGATTCGCACGGCCCTAAAGAAACGTGCCACAAACACCAACCTATCAGTTTCACGTGTCTCA GCAACCCTAAGGGCAACGGCGCTGCGCTCGGCTCCGAAAGGACTCCGCCTTTTCTCTCGCAATCCCAGCAAGACtttaaggaagaaaaagagaaacattTCCCCCCCAACTCTCCGACTTCGGGGGACAGACAAAGGGAGGGAGCGGACAGACAGGCTAGTTCGGCCAAAAAGAAGACGCGCACGGTTTTCTCCCGCAGCCAAGTCTACCAGCTGGAGTCCACCTTCGACATGAAGCGCTACCTGAGCAGCTCGGAGCGGGCCTGCCTAGCCTCCAGTCTGCAGCTGACAGAGACCCAGGTGAAAACTTGGTTTCAGAACCGCAGGAACAAATGGAAACGGCAGCTCTCGGCGGAACTGGAGGCTGCCAACATGGCCCACGCCTCGGCCCAGACTTTAGTGGGGATGCCCCTGGTCTTCAGAGACAATTCCCTGCTCAGAGTGCCCGTGCCCAGATCCATCGCCTTCCCCGCTCCCTTGTACTACCCGGGCAGCAATTTGTCGGCCTTACCGCTTTATAATCTCTACAACAAGATCGACTATTGA